The following nucleotide sequence is from Cicer arietinum cultivar CDC Frontier isolate Library 1 chromosome 2, Cicar.CDCFrontier_v2.0, whole genome shotgun sequence.
CATTTCCTTTTAATTTTCTTGCTTCCTCTGATACGCAATTCAACACATCGAATGGTGTGCGTTGTTCCTTTCCTTTGATCCGTTTGCTtctaattgtttcttttcctcAGATATGTTTGCTTCCTCTAGTCATTTCCTCTAGTGTTATCATAATAGTTTAAGGTATCACATTTTCACAAATACACAGTGCTACTCAACATTATATTAGATTTACTTattataacttattatataacAATCAAATAGAGTAAagttctctctctttttttttttcaaaaatacatcGTTAACATCATAGTCAAATGACATAATAAAATACAAGACTCGTTATCAAAACAGAGCTTCTCccaacttgaacttcaagactcactATCTTGTAATGACTGCAATTTTGCAAACGTATGGTTAAACTAGTCTAACACAAACAACGGATGATGTGAACTTCGAAATTATGTTGATAGTATATTATAAGTAAAGAGAACACATATGTAATCATAATAAAGTTATATCATAACACATCATGATAGatcaaaacatttaaaaaaaaatatcacatcataacgtcaaaatcactcaagaaaaatcaatatctcattattacatcaaatcatctcatataattattatcacattaGATATACATTAATCACAGCAAGACAATCACAAGACAGTACACTGTTACGTATGTTCCTAAAAACTATATTAtttgaatataatatttgtcactaatacAACTTCCACAATAAAATAACTCAtactaatgaaaaaaataaactgaCCACAAAGACAACTTCTACACAGAAAAATCACTAATATatcaatggaaaaaataaacTAACCACAAAGACAACTTACAAAAATACATATGTCATAACATAATGATGCATtatcaaacttttaaaaaacctAACACccaaaatttaaattgtgttttattaaatattatttttaataaaacacaatttaattatttttaaatttttattatttataaacaataaaataatgtctttttctcataaaataatattttaatttataaaaataatagttaatttaGTAATTTCAAAAGCAACATAATGtgaatacttttttattttatgctcttttcaaaaaaaacatTTTCGATAAACTCGTAAACATTTTCGAAATCAATATAGTCTGTGcattatattttaatcttcatttttttagaaaagaaacaaaatttgagTAGATCATAAGTTGTTTAAACAActatatatgttaatttatattttaataaataaaattgataataaaatagaagacaatcaacaaaataaaaataggagggaattactaaatttatttacaaataaaactaacatcAAAATAGAAGAGAGTTGGTTGCAAGAGGGAGTTGCTAACAAATCACGgtgatataaaattttaattatttaataccactttaataattttttaaaaaaataaattcttctaaaatttattttatttaatttcaaaatacaaaaaatatttttttttcaattttttagaaactactttattttgctttaaaaaaattcCGACAAAATGCTACAAAATGCTACAAAATTTCTTTACTTTTATTTACAGTTAAATGGTTTCAaaagttttttgttttcaaattttgaaaataataattttttctttaaaaaattttcaCATACATTCTTTCTTTTATTGGGGATTTTCGTAacattctaaattaaaaaactaaaaataattaaaatttcaaactttaaaatattctaatttataaattattattattattattattattattattattattattattattattattattattattattattattattattattgctatCGATAACCACTTTACTTAAAATAAGGTAACTGATGTTTTGTTTGATAGAGACTTATAAGGTAATAATTgaaagtttgttttttttttaaaggatgatgtgaaatagataataataaacaaGCTATTATAACAACATGTTGTTATCTAATTATCTAGTATTAAAGAGTCAAACAAAAACAATCGAATCTAAAATGAAGTCAACACGTAAGTGTTTTATCTCTAAGAGTTTAGTGGAGgaaaatatagaatatataGTCAAATTATCTTACAAATATTTAAAGACAAATAGATACGAAAAATactgaattaaatataaatagagaAAACTATgctaaaataaagaaaagaagaGCAAAAGTACGCTTGCAGCAGCGGTTAATAgtaattaacatatataactttttatcaAAGAACTAATTGCACCTTGTAcatttattttgggaatttgAGATAGAAAAAGAGTTAgatattttgaattgtattttcttataaaaaaatatattttgtcgaaaacctaactctattaaaattgagattttatgaaCTGCAATAATAGattatgaattgatttattcactacatttttttttgtcgaATTACCAgttttttatgattgtttgaatatatattttttaaaagatagttttattatattttcttgaatgattgttgttattatatattcaaataaaatattatattataaatatgattttatgaagatgattgttaaaagaaaataaattattttaattgtatgTGTTTGAGATGAGCTTATGTTCTCTATGGATGAGTCTTATATCCTATAGGTATCTACTCGGATGAGTTATGTGGTACATATATATGGATCTTGTACTCCATCTATAGATGAGTTTTAAGTATCCCACATATAGATAAGCATGATGAGATAATACCCACTTCACGGAAGTAGTATATCTTGATATAACAATGAGACATCattgaattgatttatttatttccgCTGAATAAATGTGTATTggattatttgattattatagaTGTGAATTATTGCTTATTTAATTggatgaatttttattaattatgggAAGTAATtggttattatagaaaaatctaGTTATATCATGTATATTTCTAAacaatatttttggaagaacaCGAGTGTCATGATCGATTTTTTTGGCTACCGCGTCGGCTGAgaataatacttattttaaaattgtgtgtacTATTCATTGagatttatcattttattaaagtgttgttttcaaCTACTGAGACAGTCGGAGACGTCGAGAGGTGAGAAGTCATTCCTCCTTTGAGAAAAGTAATTTCCTTAGATTAGGTTAGTAGTACAAGAATAAATAGACATAATGTCTAcgttgtatttaattttaagattaGTTATTAAATGTGCAGTTTTGaacattttgattattaaacatttttaattgtagggatttattttaaagatttcataatattatttctttcaaacaatttattatttattatagtaccttattctcttatataatataaattttttttttgttattaccTCAATTGTTATACCTATATAATAGGCGTTACACTTTGCAAAATAAGAGGAAGTTGTTAACAAAGtatgatatgatataaaatttaaactatttaatacccctttaataattttttaaataaataaattcttctaaaatttattttatttaatttaaaaatacaaaaaataattttttttttcaattttttagaaattactatattttgctttaaaaattccgacaaaaaaaaaaaaatgttacaaaaattatttacttttcttTACACTTAAATggtttcaaaagttttttttttctttcaatttttgaaaattacagtttttttctttacaaaattcgagcaaaaaatattaattttaaataaatattatttatcaagataaattattaaagccaaaataataaattttataaaaatttaattattttttattttaaattttttaaaatattattaaataatttaaaatcaaattaaaatttcccACCATCTTGATTTTTCACGTTACCTCAAATTAAAAAGAGAGCCAAATGacaataattacaaaattaaggatcaaaattattgaagaaaaaaaaaaccaatttttttgaatttattaaataaaaaccaaaactgcattttaacttaatatatattatacataatatatattatttatttatatttacgaGTGAAGATATCCCGCGGTTAGTAGTTAAGGTAAGCTTACCCAATAAAATGTTAAAgatattatttgaaaataaatgaaatattcaaatattGAGAGAATAAATCTAAAGATTCATTACAAATTTGAAATTAGcacatttaaaaacttattttacatTCTCTAGCCACATAAATAGGGAAAAAAGTTACCTTATATAGGTTGAAGCTTTGAGAGAGTAATTAATTAGTTGCTAGTTAATTTCTTCGTATTTTCAATGGCTCTGAATTTTCCCTCAACTACTAGGATTATCAAACCCACAGATGAAGAACTTTTCCAATCATTCCTCtacaacaaaattaataataatccaTTGCCTAATCATATAGCTATCATCGAACTTGATTTGTTCGGTACAAAAAAGAATCCTTGGGAGATTTGGGAAGAGTTTGCAACTTCCCACTCATATTGTGGAAGAGACCTATATTTCTTCAGTGCATTGAAGAAGAAATCTGCGACTAGCTCTCGTTCTGTTCGTCTTATTGGAAAAGGTACATGGGAAGGTGAAGACACCGGTACAGAAATATTCACTAAAGACACAAATCAACTCTTAGGTTTGAGAAAACGATACCGTTTTGAAAAGAGTGATACTGTCCATGATAATGGATGGATCTTGCATGAATATAAACTTGATGCATCATTGATTGCCAATCCTTCggtaagaaaaattattataaaaccggttattttaattattgtttaatCAGTATCTCgtacaaaatttaaactttagtttttaagattataatatcaaatttttacaaCTAATTATCATGTGTGGTTCCAGTACTTAGATAGTGATTAATCATAAACTGTGACAACACAaatcttataaattattttttagagtttattttaaatttattgtttggTCGTCAAGATTTGTTGTAGTTCATTTTAATGTGACGGTTAGTATTGGAAGtgtatttataatttgaaatttttactaTGATTTTTGGAGGCGGAGAATTATGTTCTATGCAGATTTAGAAAGAATGTGAAAAAAAATCCAGTTAGTACAAGAAATAGAATAGCAAAAAATGCGAATCGTAGGTTACAAAGAAATAATACAAGTATGGGAAATACTGGACGGGGTAGAAAAAGGAAGAAGACCGTCGCTGAATGTGAGGCTACCACCATATCGGTAAGTAAAACcacattatatttattaattaaaattatcttgcttgattaattattaattactaattgattttcagtatTCATCAATGGATTCTTTTCAAgatttccttttattttagtaattgaTCCTTATATTTTTTAGGTGGATTTATTCCTATATTGTATTTATtgtttagttgtttaattgtaTGTTTATGATTTTACGATCTCCCGCAAAAGTTTGTTGTTTTTCGTTAATTCAAAAGTGTTTAATCTGCGCTACTTTTACGCCGTCCTAATTGGGGTAAaagattttcaattttattcaaattattggatttgactttttttattatgagCAACTCACTTTTAAAAGAGTAATACTCATATCTTGTTCTTTATGttagatttgattcatatttttagatttttttacaTTGATTCAATTTTAGTTagaatcaaattgatttttaccaatcaaaatgtataaaaaatattattgaattggatcatttaataataaaataacaaatccGATAAAAAGTCGAGAATTTTGAAAGATGGAAGCCGGTCCTTCTTAATTTTATAGTTACAaatatataatgttttttttaagaaatatatatatatatatattatattatgattATTCAATTTAACTAACAAATAGactcaaataattaatagattTTAATTAAAGACGAATCGTTCGTAAAAATTGAGTTCAAAAGTTTTGTATCTAGTTTTACTTATCTCATAGGCTAACTCTATGATCATTCaatttcttaattaatattgttcTTTTGCATTGTTGATTTGTAGggcaataacaataacaatgtTGTGGTGAGAGAATATACTATATATGAAGAACCAATAAACCAATCAAATGGTGGACACAACAGTTCAAATGATGGACACAACAGTTCAATGGTGGTTAAAAAAGAGTATGAATACAAGAAGGGAGTAGAAGAAGAAGGTGTGAAAAATACTTGTCCaaatgatatcattgttattgcACTTGAGTCTTCCACCGATTCTGTAAGTACTGCACATACATTTCTTAATTATTGTAGACACATGCATGCTTTGTTGCTATATCAATTACAGTGTTATTTTCatgtagaaaaatattttatattgttaaaaaaaaaaacgactAATCATGTGCATAGTTTTAGGAAGTCAaagatatttcaattttataattatgattgtttgataatataaaaattatttacgttaaaagtgtatataaattttacaaattataagatttaagaaaattttaattttcccCAAGAAAAATAGTGTTACAAATAACTAttaaactttatatttattttaaataaaataacacaattattTGATCACTTAATTTTTAGAAAACATattgagttttttaaaattagatcaATTACAGTGTTATTTTTTTACAGCCACAAATTATTGTTCATTTTAGGAGACAAATTATTGTGTTTAAAATAGTATGTtacttgatttttatatttgattaaaatcaactaaaatttaactaaattttagggaaatttattttatttagattttagtCAATATTTACCGAATCTGCCAAAATTTGATTTCCATTAAATTCGAAGTGATTCTTACCAAAATTTGAGTATTAAGGAGATATATATAGTTAGTTTGATGGCTAGAGTATGAGAATTAGGGAGTCGAGTTATAAATAGTCGATTTGATCTACGTCCTCACTAAAATACTAATAcggttaataaaattaattattgatattagtaggaaaaaatcattattagagtaaattaattattgcaTTAAAGTAGTTTGTTTAAACTTcaaatcttattaaaaaataccTGAACAATAGAGTAAATTTGATCAAATCAATTTAGCATTTTTATTCTATTGTTCATTCAATTCCTTATTAATATTGTGCTCTTGCATTCCCATTTTGTAGGGGAATGAAAATATTAACCAAAGACCAAGAAGTCCAATTGATAGTGGAAATAACAAGACTGAGGTGGTTAAAACTACCAAAGAAAAAGAAGTTGATAGCATTATGAACAAAGAAGAAGATGATAATCTCAATATGTCTTGGCCAGAGTATTTTGCAATGGAACTGAAAATGATTAATGAAGGATGCTTGATCCAAGAGGAAGAATATGTTCCGATGCTTTCCAATAGTTTTCATAAGGACTTAATCTTGGAATGTTTTAATATGTATTAAGGAAATAGTAGTAActattttttagtaaataataGCTACGAggatcatttttttatatttgttggtTGTTTCATCCATTTCccttccttttaaaaataattgttataaaatattgggttaattatgtatttgtttttataatatttggGTTCAATGggtttttaattcatataaaattttatcttttgtgtTTACGAAAATTTTATTCGATTTTTAGTCTcgataatattttcaattagcACTTTTAGTTCCTCACAATTAAGTTAATTCATGtgtaacatttaaatttttgaatgattttttaaaaaaatatttttaatatattataaatttgctctcataaattttgaattttttaaataaaatattatgactATTGATTTAAGTCATTGATAAGAGATAAATGAAGAAAAgtaatttgaataatattgataatatgGAGAATTAATTACATCAATAATTACAAACACTTATAGTCAATTAgatataactaatttatttaattatccaACTAAAATATCTAACATCCAAATTAAATTAGAATGTGTTTATTACACTACGAGTTtgaaaaatgtcaagaaaaagACATTGATTACAAAGAATATGAAATGTCGAAATACATCAACTAAGGATTTTGAAATGTCTGAAATAAATCGCATGAAATATTTTGAATGCCAAAAATACACCGAATAAGATTTTTGGATGCCGAAAACACATCAGCTAAAAGATTTTTGAATGTCGGAAATTCACcaactaagttttttttttttttaagatttattcTTCTCTTGAAATAAGAAGAAATATTCTAATGCAATCTTGTTTCTtcccccttttttttttgtagtatgTGTTGAATCAAATCTATACATCCATACAAAATCTTCGCttgcctttttttttcttcttcttttgaatGAAATCTCGTGCGCAAATCCTTGATAATTAGCTTGGACTTCTAATTGAGAATCTAattatgaatttgtttcttttgaaacaAGAACAATCTTACTTTTTTTTGTAATAGTCATCTCACTACCTTagaaataagatttaattattaattagaaTTACTAGAATTTTATTAATGGTTAATGTTGtgtttttagtaatattaatttagaatAAAGGGCAGAATAAGAGAGTGGTAATTTTGACAAGTCCAAGTGGCAAAGAGAGAATATGCTacctttatttctctctttttccAGAGGTGCTAACCAATCTTCCACCTTCGTTTCTCTCATATTCCAAATACACACTTCCAAAAAAGTAACATTATGTAAAGAAAATTGTTCACCGTCTTCCccattctttcttttttccctTCTCTCCAAAATCTTCCAAACGCAATAGTTCATTGAAGTTCTCCAAACTTGTCTCGACCCCTTGCATGTATATTTTCAGCCCTCAAACTTCAGTAGTCATTCAAATCGTACTAAGGTGTAGTAAAAACTACCAGGAAAAACTCCAAGGAAATTGGAGCAAGGAGTGAAGACTGAAGAAATTAAGAGCTAAATAGTAGATAACTTCCCCAATTCAGCTCAAATCAAAGAGGAATTTCCATAGAAAATGATGAGTTATTTTCTAGAACtgatttcatattttcatgTGGATTAAGGGTTcggttttagtttaatttactGATTTGAAATGATTTTATGCATTTAAAATAACAGGTTCCTTAAAATATGAGAGTGAGAGAAAACTATGAGGTTTAGCATATATGAAATGTTAAAATTGCATTTTACTCTTTTAAAATCATACATTTTGCATATGTTTGTGTGACGATTAAAATGTGTTAAAGATTTAAGAACTGGGGGTCAACTGTGATGTGCAAAATGCTAAATTAATGTGTTTTCCGTCAACCTTCTCTAATGCGTTTTACTATTTTTGATCAATTTTGCCTCTAATGCGTTTTTCTAATTCTATTTTTTCTGGCTTCCTCTGATTTTATTTTCTCTGGTTGCCTCTGATTTTGTTTTCTCTGGCTACCTCTGATTTTGTTTCCTGTGATTGTCTCTGATTATGTTTCCTCTAGTTTCCTCTGATTATGTTCCCCCTAGTTACCTCTGATTCTGCCTTTGGATGCATATTCTCTGATCTTTCCTATGGACATGTATCCTCTGATTCTTCCTCTAGACGTGTATCCTCTTATTCTTCCTCCAAATGCGTATCCTTTGATTTTTCCTCCTAACATGTATGATTCTTCGTTTAGACACATATCATCTTATTCTTCCTCTTGACACATATCCTCTCATTCTTCCCCTGAACATGTATCATCTAACTTTGTCTTTGATCACATATCATCTGACTCTAATTATGCTACCTCTAACCTATATGCTTCTAGTTCAAGTTTTCCTCTGACTGAGTTGTCTTTGATCCAAGTATGACTATGATCATGTTGCCTTTAATCCAAGAATAACTCAGATCATGCTACCTTAGATCATAAATTTGTCTCTGATCATGTTGCTTCTGATCCAAGCTTCCTCATATTGCTTTGCCTCTGGTCTGAGACAACCTTTGGTCCAAGCTTCTTGATCATAATGTGAACTTTAAAAGACACAATCCTATTTAAACGAACAACCGTCTAGAATTTTCTTGATGAACCATTGAAGTTAAGTTACCTTCTAGTTCTATTACCTTATTGAGTTGATTAAATGGTTGCtttaataatattgatgaaATATACATTGCATACATAACATTACATATGCATTGCATTCATTAAGTCATGGCATTCATGGTTCAAGTACACAGTGAAATATTATAGCTTTGTTTCATACATGAAACAATGGATACTGATAAAAtaattgggacatcaattgaggtCATCGCTAGACCACCTTTGCGACAGACTCCAACCATATGGGTTACCCACTTTAGGATGATTGGAAGAGCTTTTCCTTATAAAGGAAGTGGATAATAGTTAGTTTTTCcttaattaaaaaggaaataaaaactagaaaaaatttctaaatcaagaaaagaaaaagaatgcaTTTTGCTActtaaagaaaataacaaattttaaatatttggcCTATGACTAATAAAACATTTCATATTAATGTTAAGTTTTTCATTGAGTATCAGAGGATGACTTTATTTTTAGAATGTATTTTGGATTATGGTGTATTATTCTGATGTATCAGATGATAATTCCTTAGACTTTAATGTTTGCTAACGTTGTAATTTTAATCTACTTGGTAGAAATATACTTGTAAACTATGTGTTTTgtatatgatatttaaaattgattgcCTCTGTTTTGTTAAAATGTATGAATTTATTACCATATTCTAAACACATGGTGATgggttttacattttttttttttgtaagtgtTGAATCTATAGTCTACACTTTCATTCAAAATCTTTGCTTGCATTTTTTTAATGCCAATTTGGcttaaaagaaataattgtcACCAAATGTTGTTGGTGttcttgaaaaaatttaaacaaatgcACTTGACTCTATCTTTTTCTTACTTGATGAACGTTGTTGACGTTGAAATAAGGTTGATATCAAAACACCAAAGAAGTTTTGGAACTTGGTAAAGTTTTGTTGGAAACATGTTGTCCTTAATGTtcattatttgatgagttttatttttatttttattatcatgaTCATGAGATAATTCTAACTTATAATTTGAGAAggaaaaacaagaaaatgaagaaagaaTGAGAAACAAAGTAGTTTTGAAcggataaaaaaaatgaaaatgaattaattgtacattaaaaaattatattgatatccTTAATTATGTACATTGAAcactataaaattttagaatcttGAATCTTGATGTTAGGATTTTGTGATTTTAGGGACCCAATTTTTAGATTCGAACAGGACCTCCAAAAACATTAAGACAGTCCTGTTAGTGAGAGAATATGCTTCTTGTTGGTATAAATGGTGCAATTCTTAGGAGAGAGAATCATTCATGATAGAATTAACTTTATGTTTGTTGTTTGAAAGGTTTGGGTTCCTACCAATTTAGTTCAATCTACTGGATTCAGTAAAATCAAACATTTGCTAAATGGAATCAGTGAAGATGAGTTAAAAAGTTCAAATTCCACCCAAAAAACCTCATGGATGCGAGAGTGAACTCACTTGAGAACGAACCCGCGACCCTAGAGGCTGCACTCATTGATGTTCAAATGAAGGTCATTGAGAATCAAGACAAGTTGCAACAACAATCGTGTGACTAGTACGAGCACTTGGTAAGGCTCATACTCCAACAATGCGAGAAGTTGACGAGTGGTGTTGAGGACCTCATGACGCTGGAAAAGGAAAGACGGTTTATGACAAACCCACACAATGGCGTGACACTGAAGCGGTCAAAAAACATCGCAAATATGAAACCCATTGTCGGTGATATCCCCAATGGTGGTGTGGTCATGCAACACAATGACTCGTCTCTATAATCACAAGCTTCACGTTTGTAGGGAGCAGGGGTGTATTTTAGGGGACAAGATACCGGTCCCGAAATTAAGGTCGATCTAGCTCAATTTTGTATGCATGGGTCTACCATTTAGTTTTTCAAGGCACTGATTAGAGAAGACACCGATCTGACGTTGGAAGGGTTGAAATACGCTATACTGGAGCATTACAGATGATTGAGTAATGAAAACAATTTTGAACAACTATCATCACTACAACAAGGAGGtaacattgaaaatatattgatgATTTTGAGCGGCTCATGTCACAAGTACCACGACTTCCAAATGATCAGTTTTTTGGTTACTTCGTTTATGATCATAAGGAAAACATGTGTGGGTGTGTTTGAAGCCTTATCGCTTTGGGTCCTTTGTCATGAGGTTGTTTGATTAATGTTGCAAGGTATGTTGAATGTGAGCTAGAAGAGAAAACAAGGAGTTGggtttcaagaaaaaaatacaaactacAGTTTCCAAAATGGCGGGGGAAGTCACAACCGTGGGGGAACCAACAAGATTGGAGACTCAACTTTCCATGGACGTTACTCTAACAACATTTGGATTTATGTTAAAAGGGATTGAGACAACCGTGAATGTGGAATAGCAccgtttgaaataaaaattgctTCGGGAGATGATAGGAAGAAGGTAGGCAATCGTGATGAAGGAGTTAGACACTTATCTCTGTAATAAATTGCTAACAAGCGTCAAAAGGGGATTTGTTTCAAGTGTGGTGGTATTTTTCACTCTTGACATCAATATTTGAACCAACACTTAATAGTTATGGTGACTGAAGAGGGGAACAACACGAAAGGGAAAATGAAGGTTATCAAAGTGGAAACATATGATGATGAGGTAGTAGATGGGGAACTAAACACTATGAGCTTGAATGGTTTGATTGTAAACTAGAGGTTTGATCCCAACTCTATGACACTATTTGGCACCATCAAAGGGATACAAGTGATAATGCTAGTAGATAGTGGGTCAACTCACAACTTCATCTCTACTAAGGTAGTGAGAGCTTTGAGGTTGCAAGTCATGGAAACACCACAATTAACGATTCGAATCAAAGAAGGATATGCCACTAAGATTCAAGGGAGTGTAGAGGCATGGTTGTGACGATTCAAGGAATGCCCTTATTGGTTGATTCCTTTGTATT
It contains:
- the LOC101507022 gene encoding NAC domain-containing protein 83-like translates to MALNFPSTTRIIKPTDEELFQSFLYNKINNNPLPNHIAIIELDLFGTKKNPWEIWEEFATSHSYCGRDLYFFSALKKKSATSSRSVRLIGKGTWEGEDTGTEIFTKDTNQLLGLRKRYRFEKSDTVHDNGWILHEYKLDASLIANPSAENYVLCRFRKNVKKNPVSTRNRIAKNANRRLQRNNTSMGNTGRGRKRKKTVAECEATTISLESN
- the LOC140919269 gene encoding uncharacterized protein, whose protein sequence is MVVKKEYEYKKGVEEEGVKNTCPNDIIVIALESSTDSGNENINQRPRSPIDSGNNKTEVVKTTKEKEVDSIMNKEEDDNLNMSWPEYFAMELKMINEGCLIQEEEYVPMLSNSFHKDLILECFNMY